A window of the Theileria parva strain Muguga chromosome 2, complete sequence, whole genome shotgun sequence genome harbors these coding sequences:
- the Sco2 gene encoding uncharacterized protein, whose amino-acid sequence MFNSIKTKIKFVPRGTRAFSTRQNPGIKITFKGALINIAVCGAVGAGVYYAFNKKRSQQLAIVTEERYGTPQLGGTFKLIDQDGVERSSEEFKGKYVLIYFGFCNCPDICPEEMDKQTQVVKTLDKEFGPLVQPIFVSVDPKRDVPKVLKKYIKDYHPRLVALTGTPEMIKEVTRKFRVYYNEGIKATDQDYLIDHSIIHYLMDKDGKFLEFYGKNTNAQEMAKAISNIIKK is encoded by the exons atgtttaacagtataaaaactaaaattaaatttgttccCAGAGGAACGAGAGCTTTCTCGACTCGTCAAAATCCAGGAATCAAA ATAACATTTAAAGGAGCATTGATTAACATCGCAGTTTGTGG GGCTGTAGGAGCCGGAGTATACTACGCATTCAATAAGAAAAGAAGTCAGCAATTAG CAATTGTAACTGAAGAAAGATATGGTACACCGCAACTGGGAGGGACCTTTAAACTAATTGACCAAGATGGCGTAGAAAGATCGTCTGAAGAATTTAAGGGCAAATAcgttttaatttactttg GATTCTGTAATTGCCCTGATATATGCCCTGAAGAGATGGATAAACAGACCCAAGTTGTCAAGACCCTAG aTAAGGAATTTGGGCCTCTAGTACAACCCATTTTCGTTTCAG tcGACCCCAAGAGAGATGTACCAAAAGTTCTCAAAAAATACATAAAGGATTACCACCCTAGGCTCGTGGCACTAACAGGAACACca GAAATGATTAAGGAAGTGACGAGAAAGTTCCGAGTGTATTATAATGAAGGGATCAAAGCCACAGACCAGGACTACCTTATTGACCATTCTATAATACATTATCTAATGG ATAAGGATGGTAAATTTTTGGAATTTTACGGCAAAAACACAAACGCGCAGGAGATGGCCAAAGCAATAtctaatataattaaaaagtGA
- the pss1 gene encoding Hsp70 family protein (Tp27) encodes MPVLGIDVGSSTSTVATISRGAIDIVLNDVSQRYTPTCVSYGEYQRVFGDQANTQIVSNFKNTCRGFLNVLGLNLNSDKDENWNVTELDKFFSSTPLVVDEKGQLSYQVTNAGKTVNVSAVSALVGYLNYLTDLAEKYTGGVCREVVMSYPSWFSEYQKSLLVASVRACGSNCLRLVSEGFAMAMDYGMYRLKQLNDEKATTVALVNIGHSHTTVAIVDFFATYCVILSELSDRDLGGRYLEYLLMNEMCQEFNKKYNLDPLGNTKTRLKVEATASKVKRVLSANSESSYSLECLMEDYDLNGHLKREEFEVLCSREFLPRLSELLMCSLKVSGRTMESIDSVEVVGGITRVPCVQTLISHVFDKPVSKTLNADESIARGCVLQGAINSKHYMVRKYNVIEKLSRPFTVTFLPGLGPFSQQQMYNAEILTVANVGTNYNEVFTVKVKLDPPFTVFTSFDDPRITSKNQLPTFQYTLSQVQEYTSSPKDKRKENKPEEKKEEGEEGNMSEVEEYLSKVEKELNQEAGRTNQNKGGLDRDADGWAIKFKFDETVNLFSFCRGLDVSVMSPFILETDKLSANESAQKKKDLHETNRLRTLNDLETYVYTVRDKLQTTHKDFMDPKNMNQVIEKLNETENWLYENRTATLESLEKMYNTLTSQFDPVENNYNIYLNKEQNLSSFFSRLSNLHQYSVGTDNSWLNVPENERTSISNKLTMLSSNTMKLVEREKNMPKYNNPLYTMEQLDQELKNVKDEMDKLIKKHKVVEQPKSEPEPEPEPEPSKEPEVTEPEEEQKNDPESQNQEEEMEVDESKSQEEMAK; translated from the exons atgcCAGTCCTGGGTATCGATGTGGGATCATCAACCTCAACCGTCGCAACGATCTCACGGGGAGCTATTGATATAGTTTTAAATGATGTATCTCAAAGATATACTCC AACTTGTGTATCATATGGAGAATACCAAAGAGTTTTTGGTGATCAAGCAAATACGCAGATTGTATcaaatttcaaaaatacGTGTCGTGGATTCTTGAATGTTCTCGGCCTCAACTTGAATTCCGATAAAGATGAAAACTGGAACGTAACGGAACTGGATAAATTTTTCAGCTCAACTCCACTTGTAGTAGACGAAAAGGGTCAACTGTCATATCAG gTAACAAATGCCGGGAAAACTGTCAATGTATCTGCCGTTTCTGCTCTGGTTGGGTACCTGAACTACCTAACTGACCTGGCAGAGAAGTACACAGGAGGAGTGTGTAGAGAGGTGGTGATGTCATATCCAAGTTGGTTCTCAGAATACCAGAAGAGTTTGTTGGTCGCATCGGTCAGAGCCTGTGGCTCTAACTGCCTGAGATTAGTCTCAGAAGGATTTGCAATGGCAATGGACTACGGAATGTATAGGCTAAAGCAGCTTAACGATGAAAAGGCAACAACGGTGGCATTAGTTAACATAGGACACTCACATACAACAGTGGCAATCGTTGATTTCTTCGCAACATACTGTGTAATACTATCAGAACTGTCAGATCGAGACCTGGGAGGAAGGTACCTAGAATACCTTCTGATGAATGAAATGTGCCAAGAATTCAACAAAAAGTATAATTTGGACCCTCTGGGTAACACAAAGACTAGACTGAAGGTTGAAGCCACGGCATCCAAGGTTAAAAGGGTTTTATCAGCAAACTCGGAATCGTCATATTCACTGGAGTGCTTGATGGAAGACTATGATTTGAATG GTCACTTGAAGAGAGAAGAGTTTGAAGTGCTGTGCTCAAGAGAGTTCCTGCCGAGATTGTCAGAGCTTTTAATGTGCTCACTCAAAGTGTCAGGAAGGACAATGGAGTCAATAGATTCAGTTGAGGTGGTTGGAGGAATCACAAGGGTACCATGTGTACAGACACTGATATCACACGTGTTCGATAAACCAGTGAGCAAAACACTAAATGCAGATGAATCAATAGCAAGAGGATGTGTTCTTCAG GGAGCAATTAATAGCAAGCATTACATGGTTAGAAAGTACAATGTCATTGAAAAGTTGTCGAGACCATTCACAGTGACATTCTTACCAGGACTAGGCCCCTTCTCACAACAACAAATGTACAATGCAGAGATCCTCACAGTTGCAAATGTGGGAACAAACTATAACGAAGTCTTTACAGTCAAAGTCAAATTAGACCCTCCATTCACAGTTTTTACGTCATTTGACGACCCGAGAATAACGTCAAAGAACCAGCTTCCAACATTCCAGTACACATTGTCACAAGTTCAGGAATACACGTCATCTCCGAAGGATAAACGCAAGGAAAATAAGCCTGAAGAGAAGAAAGAAGAAGGAGAAGAAGGTAACATGTCTGAAGTGGAGGAATACTTGAGCAAAGTAGAGAAGGAGCTAAACCAAGAAGCAGGAAGGACTAACCAGAATAAAGGCGGTCTGGACAGAGATGCAGATGGGTGGGCAATCAAGTTTAAGTTTGACGAGACAGTCAATTTGTTCTCTTTCTGCAGAGGATTAGATGTTAGTGTGATGAGCCCATTTATACTAGAAACTGATAAATTATCAGCCAACGAATCGGCACAAAAGAAAAAGGACCTTCATGAAACTAACAGGCTCAGAACACTAAACGACCTTGAAACCTACGTTTATACAGTAAGAGATAAATTGCAAACAACCCACAAGGATTTCATGGACCCGAAGAACATGAACCAAGTCATCGAGAAGCTTAACGAAACTGAAAACTGGTTATATGAAAACAGAACAGCCACACTAGAAAGCTTGGAGAAGATGTATAATACCCTCACCTCACAGTTCGACCCTGTTGAAAATAACtacaatatttatttaaacaagGAACAGAATTTGAGCTCATTCTTTTCAAGGCTGAGTAACCTCCACCAATACTCAGTAGGTACAGACAATTCGTGGCTCAACGTTCCTGAGAATGAAAGAACTTCAATCTCAAACAAGCTAACCATGTTAAGCAGTAACACCATGAAACTTGTGGAAAGAGAGAAGAATATGCCAAAGTATAATAATCCCCTCTACACAATGGAACAACTAGATCAGGAATTGAAGAACGTCAAAGATGAAATGGATAAGTTAATTAAGAAGCATAAAGTAGTAGAACAACCTAAATCAGAGCCTGAGCCGGAACCTGAACCTGAACCTTCAAAGGAACCTGAAGTAACAGAACCTGAGGAAGAACAGAAAAACGACCCTGAAAGTCAAAACCAGGAAGAGGAGATGGAAGTTGACGAAAGTAAATCTCAGGAAGAAATGGCcaaataa
- the bud32 gene encoding Kae1-associated kinase Bud32 → MYKDTDHVIAQGAEAVVKKVEFLGKECVLKRRLVKSFRHTDLDQSLTRSRMVAECRSTYKLRKEGVYVPVIYLVDFLKRETIYEYVPGDTVNSLISNSSFNSYDLIGESIAMMHNANIIHGDLTTKNMIMTNDGLLCILDFGLSFFSTLSEDKAVDLYVLERCLNPSQFEEVLNSYKSVVSDPDEIIRKLDEVRLRGRKRDLTG, encoded by the exons atGTACAAAGATACTGACCATGTAATAGCTCAGGGAGCGGAAGCT GTTGTCAAGAAGGTTGAGTTTTTGGGCAAGGAATGCGTGTTGAAGAGGAGACTTGTTAAGTCATTTCGGCACACCGATCTTGATCAGAGTCTCACTCGAAGTCGCATGGTTGCTGAGTGTCGTAGCACATACAAATTAAGAAAGGAAGGTGTTTATGTTCCTGTGATATATCTTGTTGATTTCTTAAAACGGGAAACTATCTACGAATACGTTCCGGGGGACACTGTAAATTCCCTCATCTCTAATTCCTCCTTTAATTCTTACGATCTTATCGGTGAAAGCATCGCTATGATGCATAACGCTAACATTATACACGGAGATTTAACCACCAAGAATATGATTATGACAAACGATGGACTACTTTGTATTTTAGACTTCGGCCTTAGCTTTTTTTCTACACTTTCTGAG GACAAAGCTGTTGATTTATACGTTTTGGAGCGATGTTTGAACCCCTCACAG tttgAGGAGGTTTTAAACTCATATAAGTCAGTTGTTTCTGACCCTGACGAGATAATTCGTAAACTGGATGAGGTTAGGCTTAGAGGTCGTAAAAGAGATCTAACTGGCTAA